The Desulfohalovibrio reitneri genome contains a region encoding:
- a CDS encoding diguanylate cyclase domain-containing protein, producing MAENTRGTRLLAITGREETRELLLRLLRASSMVDDEPDFAVTLGEGLDWLSREFFDCLILDESADGPDLKGLERIRSAHPSLPVVVLTGESNADFCQEVLKRGAQDLLAVDSLDAFDLARSIRFSMNRHSLLVACERSRVDLAETENRFRILVEENADGLLVVDESGRVFYANPAAVDILGRPENEITGQPFGFPVIDARPMELEILRSDGERAKVEMLASEVEWEGAAAYLVSLRDVTARSRREDELTYRVELERLITSISTMFVTLDPDRIDFGVKDGVRSLAEFCEVDRAFVYLFNQERTRLDLSFEWCAQGVGSRAGHDDHLNVDDFSWLMERLRIFETALVSDVAELPKEAIGERDFLHGRGTRTMIVVSMSDGPERMGFLGFEAVRRDRMWSEEEIGLLKVAGDIFVQSLLRKRREEERRSTASLLEALLQNEEIGLLVLESNRTVARVNQRFCDLLRLDARSGELMGEDARDLLRRDQEAFVDGFGKLRETLLDPEGSLTAQRLAMRDGSELEMDVIRLEGESGGRLLQCRDVTERRREERDLKSNLRRDMLTGLSNRHRFLEDAALLLDDAAAKGEPAALLLVDLDHFRNITNTFGFDVGDEVLRQSAHRLGEIASGGDLLGRLGGDEFAVLTTTNGQRGDVEAFARRVLRALGKPFLVGERSIESGASIGISFHTAHGESAEDLLLAADMALVRAKEQGRGQFMAHNHSSCLLR from the coding sequence ATGGCTGAGAACACCCGAGGTACCAGGCTGCTGGCCATAACCGGCCGGGAGGAGACGCGCGAACTGCTGCTTCGCCTCTTGAGGGCCTCCTCCATGGTCGATGACGAGCCGGATTTCGCCGTAACCCTGGGAGAGGGGCTGGACTGGCTCTCCCGCGAATTCTTCGATTGCCTGATCCTTGACGAATCCGCTGACGGGCCGGACCTCAAGGGACTGGAGCGTATACGATCCGCCCATCCCTCCCTGCCCGTTGTCGTCTTGACCGGTGAGTCCAATGCAGACTTTTGCCAGGAGGTGCTCAAGCGTGGCGCCCAGGATCTGCTGGCCGTTGACTCACTGGACGCCTTCGACCTTGCCCGCTCCATTCGGTTTTCCATGAATCGGCACTCCCTTCTGGTGGCCTGCGAACGGAGCAGGGTCGATCTGGCCGAGACCGAAAACAGGTTCCGCATCCTCGTGGAGGAGAACGCCGACGGCCTGCTTGTGGTTGATGAGTCGGGCAGGGTATTCTACGCAAACCCCGCCGCTGTGGATATTCTGGGACGTCCGGAGAACGAAATCACGGGCCAGCCTTTCGGATTCCCGGTCATCGACGCCAGGCCAATGGAACTGGAAATCCTCCGTTCCGATGGCGAGCGCGCCAAAGTGGAGATGCTGGCGTCCGAAGTCGAGTGGGAAGGCGCGGCAGCGTATCTTGTTAGCCTGCGAGACGTCACGGCTCGATCAAGACGGGAGGACGAGCTGACCTATCGGGTGGAACTGGAGCGTCTTATCACCTCCATATCCACCATGTTCGTTACCCTCGATCCAGACCGGATCGATTTCGGCGTGAAAGACGGAGTACGCTCCCTGGCCGAGTTCTGCGAGGTGGACAGGGCCTTCGTCTACCTCTTCAACCAAGAGCGAACCCGCCTCGATCTTTCCTTCGAGTGGTGCGCGCAGGGAGTCGGGTCCAGGGCTGGACACGACGACCATCTCAACGTGGACGATTTCTCCTGGCTCATGGAGCGGTTGCGCATTTTCGAGACCGCTCTTGTGTCCGATGTGGCCGAACTGCCCAAAGAGGCTATCGGCGAGCGGGATTTCCTGCATGGCCGCGGCACCAGAACCATGATCGTGGTGTCCATGAGCGATGGCCCGGAGCGAATGGGCTTTCTCGGCTTCGAGGCCGTGCGCAGGGACCGGATGTGGTCCGAGGAGGAAATCGGCCTGCTGAAGGTCGCGGGGGACATATTCGTCCAGTCTCTTCTGCGCAAGCGTAGGGAAGAGGAGCGACGCTCCACCGCCAGCCTGTTGGAAGCGCTGCTGCAGAACGAGGAGATCGGCCTACTCGTTTTGGAGTCCAACAGGACCGTGGCCCGGGTGAACCAGCGTTTCTGCGATCTGTTGCGCCTGGACGCCCGGTCTGGGGAACTGATGGGCGAGGATGCTCGGGACCTACTGCGGCGGGACCAAGAGGCGTTTGTCGACGGCTTCGGGAAATTGCGGGAGACCCTCCTTGACCCGGAAGGCTCCCTGACGGCCCAAAGGCTTGCCATGCGGGATGGATCAGAACTGGAAATGGACGTTATTCGCCTGGAAGGAGAGTCCGGCGGGCGACTGCTTCAATGCCGGGACGTCACCGAACGCAGGCGGGAGGAACGCGACCTCAAGTCGAACCTTCGTCGGGATATGCTTACCGGACTTTCCAACCGGCATCGTTTTCTGGAAGACGCGGCGTTGCTTCTTGACGACGCCGCCGCCAAAGGCGAGCCGGCCGCTCTGCTTCTGGTGGACCTGGATCATTTCCGCAACATTACCAATACGTTCGGTTTTGACGTTGGCGACGAAGTGCTGCGGCAAAGCGCTCACCGACTGGGTGAGATCGCCAGCGGGGGGGACCTGCTCGGCCGGTTGGGAGGAGACGAGTTCGCCGTGCTGACCACGACCAACGGGCAGAGGGGGGACGTCGAGGCATTCGCCCGCCGCGTTCTCCGTGCCCTGGGCAAACCCTTCCTGGTCGGGGAGCGCTCCATTGAGAGCGGAGCCAGCATCGGTATCAGCTTCCACACCGCCCACGGAGAATCCGCCGAGGACTTACTGCTGGCCGCGGACATGGCCTTGGTGCGGGCCAAGGAGCAGGGGAGGGGACAGTTCATGGCCCACAACCATTCTTCTTGCCTGCTCAGGTAA
- a CDS encoding AsmA family protein, whose protein sequence is MRKVLKGLLFAVAGLVLLLVLAAVILPMIVDPNDYKPLIAEQVQKATGREFSIGGDIELSVFPWIGAAIEGPIVLGNAEGFGPEPMARLDAVDVKVKLLPLLRKEVFMRTVVLRGPNINLAKNERGITNWDDLVERQGKAEPTPSPAPDTGDGQATAMPKVSLGGVALDNGQVAWKDKSTGLEAVVSDLNLNVGALTLDPGTVIPIEMTCSLRANQPEASADLRLQTRANVNQQAKRATLASTDIRLSQISAVLAEGQPHLRGSTEISGDFDVAWGPDWPASARCALLLIFPAALFQAMAWLQP, encoded by the coding sequence ATGCGCAAAGTATTGAAAGGACTTCTCTTCGCCGTCGCGGGTCTCGTTCTGCTGCTCGTCCTGGCCGCCGTCATACTGCCCATGATCGTGGACCCCAACGACTACAAGCCACTCATCGCGGAGCAGGTCCAGAAGGCCACAGGCCGCGAGTTCTCCATAGGCGGCGACATCGAATTGTCGGTCTTCCCATGGATTGGCGCGGCCATCGAAGGACCAATCGTGCTCGGCAACGCCGAAGGTTTCGGGCCGGAGCCTATGGCCCGGCTCGATGCCGTGGACGTCAAGGTAAAGCTCCTGCCCCTGCTGCGCAAGGAAGTGTTCATGCGTACTGTGGTCCTTCGCGGGCCGAACATCAACCTGGCCAAGAACGAACGGGGCATCACCAACTGGGACGACCTTGTGGAGCGACAGGGCAAAGCGGAACCCACGCCCTCCCCCGCACCCGATACCGGCGACGGGCAGGCCACGGCCATGCCCAAGGTAAGCCTGGGGGGAGTGGCCCTGGACAACGGCCAGGTGGCCTGGAAAGACAAATCCACCGGGCTGGAGGCCGTGGTCAGCGACCTTAATCTCAACGTGGGCGCGCTTACCCTGGACCCGGGCACCGTCATCCCCATCGAAATGACCTGCTCCCTGCGGGCCAACCAGCCCGAAGCCTCGGCCGACCTGCGCCTGCAAACGCGCGCCAACGTGAACCAGCAGGCCAAGCGAGCGACTCTGGCCTCCACGGATATCCGGCTTTCCCAAATCTCCGCCGTGCTCGCGGAAGGGCAGCCGCACCTGCGCGGCTCCACCGAGATTTCAGGCGACTTCGACGTGGCCTGGGGGCCGGATTGGCCAGCTTCAGCCCGGTGCGCGTTGCTGCTGATCTTTCCGGCGGCCCTATTCCAGGCGATGGCCTGGCTCCAACCTTAA
- a CDS encoding AsmA family protein, producing the protein MAAKNLRAENVFKAPAVTGRITTNTFSPREVAKALNVALPIPNDKALDRLSFKGDVAYSPGSADVSNMQLMLDNTTMTGKFGVPDMSKPAVTFDLRGDSFTVDPYIPPKEKEKSDGEGKPAPSDKKKEDDEILPKEQLKALDVDGKLFMASLGFKGMTAENVNMRVKAKNGDITIDPLSMDIFRGTFDMALTTNMAMDQPPHTLKLGIESLDVAQLLSSFQDNPLVGGLARLDLDISSVGLTMWKMLRGMDGSASMGLKDGYVRGINLSKERIEQAKTGKNVFVPEEEKGARTNIPEMTTNLNIKDGIARTKDILVTTDQSGVKLTGGGLADLAEQTLNLDLKAHLGPLALPLTVQGPFSNPKTGVSASGIAEQVLTSPLDIVNGAADGVGGVLGGISGALSGSGEKKTDDGQQPPKQGEGEESQTKPSQEKSPGEEVKKLFEGFGLKPKN; encoded by the coding sequence GTGGCCGCGAAAAACCTGCGTGCGGAAAACGTCTTCAAAGCTCCCGCTGTAACCGGGCGCATCACGACCAACACCTTCTCCCCGCGCGAGGTTGCCAAAGCGCTCAACGTAGCCCTTCCCATACCTAACGATAAGGCGCTCGACCGCCTCTCCTTCAAGGGGGACGTGGCATACTCCCCCGGTTCCGCCGATGTGAGCAACATGCAGTTGATGCTGGACAACACAACCATGACCGGAAAATTTGGCGTACCCGACATGAGCAAGCCGGCCGTCACTTTCGATCTGCGCGGTGACAGCTTTACCGTCGACCCCTATATCCCACCAAAAGAAAAAGAAAAATCGGATGGGGAGGGCAAGCCGGCTCCCTCGGATAAAAAGAAGGAAGATGACGAGATTCTGCCCAAGGAACAACTCAAGGCGCTGGACGTGGACGGCAAGCTGTTCATGGCCAGCCTCGGCTTCAAGGGCATGACCGCGGAAAACGTGAACATGCGCGTCAAGGCAAAGAACGGCGACATCACCATTGATCCGCTGTCCATGGACATTTTCCGAGGCACCTTCGACATGGCCCTGACCACCAACATGGCCATGGATCAGCCCCCGCACACCCTGAAGCTGGGCATCGAAAGCCTGGATGTGGCCCAGCTCCTCTCATCTTTCCAGGATAATCCTCTGGTTGGCGGGCTGGCCCGTCTGGACCTGGATATCTCCTCGGTCGGACTGACCATGTGGAAAATGCTGCGGGGCATGGACGGCAGCGCCTCCATGGGCCTCAAGGACGGTTATGTGCGCGGCATCAACCTTTCCAAGGAACGGATCGAACAGGCCAAGACCGGTAAGAACGTCTTCGTGCCGGAAGAGGAGAAGGGTGCGCGCACCAACATCCCCGAGATGACCACCAACCTGAACATCAAGGACGGCATAGCCAGGACAAAGGACATCCTGGTCACGACGGACCAGTCCGGAGTCAAGCTGACCGGCGGCGGTCTGGCAGACCTGGCCGAACAGACTCTGAACCTCGACCTGAAGGCCCATCTGGGCCCGCTGGCCCTGCCTCTCACGGTGCAAGGACCCTTCTCCAACCCAAAGACGGGAGTCAGCGCCTCCGGAATAGCCGAGCAGGTGCTGACTTCGCCTTTGGATATCGTCAATGGAGCGGCCGATGGTGTCGGCGGCGTGCTGGGCGGTATTTCGGGCGCCCTTTCCGGCTCTGGGGAAAAAAAGACGGACGATGGTCAGCAACCCCCCAAGCAGGGCGAGGGTGAAGAAAGTCAGACGAAGCCCAGCCAGGAAAAATCACCGGGCGAGGAAGTGAAGAAACTGTTCGAGGGCTTTGGCTTGAAACCCAAGAACTGA
- a CDS encoding pseudouridine synthase family protein: protein MKRTLIVQTEQAGSRLDRVLKELEPGMGLRGRRRLIREGRVLVDGRAGDPARKLQDGQVVEVLPGAPVEDLDGVFLVARTERFAALFKPQGVHTVSLAGGNEPNLEDVICDVLPGWRLCNRLDKATTGLVLAADSEASEADFRERENAGSVEKVYLAMVTGRLAENVEIDEALDVADRAVVRVLADMRAEPLRRTRVRPILRGKEWTLVEARIHKGARHQIRAHLAWLGHPILGDAVYGRGEEGGLRLHHARLTMEGFCAQADPPWKEWPGLAQRLAAK, encoded by the coding sequence GTGAAGCGAACCCTCATAGTCCAGACTGAACAGGCCGGAAGCCGCCTGGATCGCGTCCTCAAAGAACTTGAACCTGGTATGGGCCTGCGCGGCAGGAGGCGTCTTATCCGGGAAGGCCGGGTGTTGGTGGACGGTCGTGCCGGCGACCCAGCCCGCAAACTCCAGGATGGGCAGGTCGTGGAGGTTCTCCCCGGGGCGCCCGTGGAGGACCTTGACGGGGTTTTCCTGGTCGCCAGAACCGAGCGGTTCGCCGCTCTGTTCAAGCCCCAGGGAGTGCACACCGTTTCCCTGGCTGGCGGAAACGAGCCGAATCTCGAAGATGTCATTTGTGACGTGCTACCGGGCTGGCGGCTTTGCAATAGATTGGACAAGGCCACAACCGGCTTGGTTCTGGCCGCGGATTCGGAGGCTTCGGAAGCTGATTTCCGGGAGCGGGAGAATGCCGGGAGCGTGGAGAAGGTCTATCTGGCCATGGTGACGGGACGACTGGCCGAGAACGTGGAGATCGACGAAGCCCTGGATGTGGCCGACCGCGCCGTGGTGCGGGTGCTGGCGGACATGCGGGCCGAGCCGTTGCGCCGGACTCGGGTGCGGCCGATTTTGCGCGGGAAGGAATGGACGCTGGTTGAAGCGCGCATCCACAAAGGGGCGCGCCACCAGATCCGGGCCCACCTGGCTTGGCTCGGGCACCCGATACTCGGTGACGCGGTGTACGGTCGTGGAGAGGAGGGAGGCCTGCGGCTGCATCATGCCCGGCTGACCATGGAGGGGTTCTGCGCCCAAGCCGATCCCCCCTGGAAGGAGTGGCCCGGGCTGGCCCAGCGGCTGGCCGCCAAGTAA
- the ftsY gene encoding signal recognition particle-docking protein FtsY, whose protein sequence is MGFFSKIKKFWDVESKLDQAVEEYKSDHGLKEDQPAPPKAVENIKEELLETPSEAVSEEAPPPPREPAPTARTGPTAEDWRNDLLLSLRQAEPRLSVWLEILLQDVERADETLWERLQFLFKALEAPAEEADDFISRFQAWTEEMEYERVEDFRSELQYRLALALDLEDEEDERNRLFLKLSEGLEKTKQTITRRIDGLLTSRETMDEDFWEELEEILIMADVGYEATMTLIEGLRERVRKAGATETSAFKDILREELADLFKTPRRITAVNPPEVVMMVGVNGVGKTTTIAKLAHRAQMQGRKVLIAAGDTFRAAAIEQLEVWAERVGAGFFAKEANSDPAAVAWEAIEKAKSEGYDLVLLDTAGRLHTKVNLMDELKKVKRVCEKKHQGAPHRSILVVDATTGQNAISQTKLFHEAVQVDEIVLTKLDGTAKGGIVVALASQFALPISFIGLGEKMEDLRPFDGGDFARALLGVE, encoded by the coding sequence ATGGGATTTTTCTCTAAAATCAAGAAGTTCTGGGACGTCGAATCCAAACTGGACCAAGCGGTCGAGGAATACAAAAGCGACCACGGGCTCAAGGAAGACCAGCCGGCCCCGCCCAAGGCGGTGGAGAATATCAAAGAGGAACTGCTTGAGACGCCCAGCGAGGCCGTCTCCGAGGAAGCGCCTCCCCCGCCTCGTGAACCCGCTCCCACGGCCCGGACCGGTCCGACGGCCGAGGACTGGCGCAACGACCTGCTGCTCTCTCTGCGGCAAGCAGAGCCCAGGCTGTCGGTCTGGCTGGAAATCCTTCTACAGGACGTGGAGCGGGCGGACGAGACCCTGTGGGAGCGGCTTCAATTTCTCTTCAAGGCGCTGGAGGCGCCGGCGGAAGAGGCGGATGACTTCATCTCCCGTTTCCAGGCTTGGACCGAGGAGATGGAGTACGAACGAGTCGAGGATTTCCGCTCCGAGCTGCAATACCGTTTGGCCCTGGCGCTGGACCTGGAGGACGAGGAGGATGAGCGAAACCGCCTCTTCCTGAAGCTTTCCGAGGGCCTGGAAAAGACAAAGCAGACCATCACCCGCCGCATCGACGGCCTGCTCACCAGCCGCGAGACCATGGATGAGGATTTCTGGGAGGAGCTTGAGGAAATCCTCATCATGGCCGATGTGGGCTACGAGGCCACCATGACCCTCATCGAGGGCCTGCGCGAGCGAGTCCGCAAGGCCGGAGCCACCGAGACATCCGCCTTCAAGGACATCCTGCGGGAAGAGTTGGCGGACCTGTTCAAGACTCCCCGCCGCATCACCGCGGTCAACCCGCCCGAGGTGGTGATGATGGTAGGGGTAAATGGCGTGGGCAAGACGACCACCATCGCCAAGCTGGCCCACCGCGCCCAGATGCAGGGCCGTAAGGTGCTCATCGCCGCGGGTGACACGTTCAGGGCCGCGGCCATTGAGCAGCTGGAAGTCTGGGCCGAGCGGGTCGGCGCCGGCTTTTTCGCCAAGGAGGCCAACTCCGATCCCGCGGCAGTGGCCTGGGAGGCCATCGAGAAGGCCAAAAGTGAAGGTTACGACCTGGTGCTGCTGGACACCGCTGGACGGCTGCACACCAAGGTCAACCTCATGGACGAATTGAAAAAGGTGAAGCGCGTCTGCGAGAAGAAACACCAGGGCGCGCCCCACCGCTCCATCCTGGTGGTGGACGCCACCACCGGACAGAACGCCATCTCCCAGACCAAGCTCTTCCACGAGGCCGTGCAGGTGGACGAGATCGTTCTCACCAAACTGGACGGTACGGCAAAGGGCGGTATCGTGGTGGCCCTGGCCAGCCAGTTCGCCCTGCCCATTTCTTTCATCGGCCTGGGCGAGAAGATGGAGGACCTGCGCCCCTTTGACGGCGGGGACTTCGCCCGGGCCCTGCTGGGCGTGGAATAA